In a genomic window of Pseudoalteromonas ulvae UL12:
- a CDS encoding bifunctional aconitate hydratase 2/2-methylisocitrate dehydratase, translated as MSLYTEYMEEIQTRKAELGLSPKPIDSADLLSEIIAQIKDTKNEHRKDSLNFFIYNTLPGTTSAAGVKAQFLKEIILGQESVAEITAEFAFELLSHMKGGPSIEVLLELALGNDAAVATQAADVLKTQVFLYDADMARIKSAYEAGNAVAKELLESFAQAEFFTKLPEIAEKIDVVTYIAGEGDISTDLLSPGNQAHSRADRELHGKCMITEEAQQEIVELQKKHPNAKVMLIAEKGTMGVGSSRMSGVNNVALWAGKQASPYVPFINIAPVVAGTNGIAPIFLTTVDVTGGIGLDLKNWVKKTDENGNTVTDANGDAVLEEAYSVATGTVLTINTKEKKLYNGDKELVDVSSAFTPQKVEFMKAGGSYAVVFGKKLQTFAAETLGIATPLVYAPSKEISHAGQGLTAVEKIFNRNAVGVLSDSPLHAGSNVRVKVNIVGSQDTTGPMTSQELEAMAASTISPLVDGAYQSGCHTASVWDSKAQANIPKLMAFMNKFGLITARDPEGIYHSMTDVIHKVLNDITVDDRSIIIGGDSHTRMSKGVAFGADSGTVAIALATGESAMPIPDSVKVTFKGAMAKHMDFRDVVHATQAQMLKQFGGENVFQGRIIEVHIGTLMADQAFTFTDWTAEMKAKASICISNDETLIKSIELAKSRIQIMINKGMDNKAQTLQGLIDLADKRIAGIKSGEEPALAPDDNAKYFAEVVVDLNEIVEPMIADPDVNNDDVSKRYTHDVIRPVSFYNDKPVDLGFVGSCMVHKGDMKIIAHMLRNLEKKNGSIEFKAPLVVAPPTYNIVDELKAEGDWDILSKYAGFEFDDAKPKTAARTKYENILYLERPGCNLCMGNQEKAEPGDTVIATSTRLFQGRVVADTTEKKGESLLGSTPLVVLSTVLGRFPSMDEYKAAVEGIDLTAFTPVEEAMTTKFNAGQVVPVKVVN; from the coding sequence ATGAGTTTGTATACAGAATACATGGAAGAAATCCAAACCCGTAAAGCGGAACTTGGATTAAGCCCAAAACCAATCGATAGTGCAGATCTACTATCTGAAATCATCGCTCAAATTAAAGATACAAAGAATGAGCACCGTAAAGATTCATTAAACTTCTTTATCTACAATACATTGCCAGGTACGACTAGCGCTGCTGGCGTGAAAGCACAATTTCTTAAAGAAATAATCTTAGGTCAAGAATCAGTCGCAGAAATCACTGCTGAGTTTGCTTTTGAATTGCTTTCACACATGAAAGGCGGCCCTTCAATCGAAGTGCTACTTGAACTCGCATTAGGTAATGATGCAGCCGTTGCAACTCAAGCCGCTGACGTACTTAAAACTCAAGTATTCTTATACGATGCTGACATGGCGCGTATAAAATCAGCATATGAAGCAGGTAACGCTGTTGCTAAAGAATTACTTGAAAGCTTCGCACAAGCTGAGTTTTTCACCAAACTACCTGAAATCGCAGAAAAAATTGACGTAGTCACTTACATTGCTGGTGAAGGCGATATCTCTACAGATTTATTGTCTCCTGGTAACCAAGCACACTCACGTGCTGACCGTGAATTACACGGTAAATGTATGATCACAGAAGAAGCGCAACAAGAAATCGTTGAACTTCAGAAAAAGCACCCAAATGCAAAAGTAATGCTGATTGCTGAAAAAGGCACCATGGGCGTAGGTTCATCACGTATGTCGGGTGTGAACAACGTTGCACTTTGGGCCGGTAAACAAGCAAGTCCTTACGTGCCATTCATTAACATTGCTCCTGTTGTTGCTGGTACTAACGGTATCGCGCCAATCTTCTTAACCACGGTTGATGTAACCGGTGGTATTGGTCTTGACCTTAAAAACTGGGTGAAGAAAACCGATGAAAATGGCAATACAGTCACCGATGCAAATGGCGATGCTGTGCTTGAAGAAGCTTACTCTGTTGCAACGGGTACTGTGTTAACCATTAATACTAAAGAGAAAAAACTTTATAACGGTGACAAAGAATTAGTTGATGTATCATCAGCATTCACACCGCAAAAAGTTGAGTTCATGAAAGCAGGTGGTTCTTACGCTGTTGTTTTCGGTAAAAAACTACAAACGTTTGCTGCTGAAACTTTAGGCATTGCTACACCACTTGTTTATGCACCATCTAAAGAAATTTCACACGCAGGCCAAGGCCTAACAGCGGTTGAAAAAATCTTCAACCGTAATGCAGTAGGTGTATTGTCTGACTCTCCACTTCACGCGGGCTCAAATGTGCGTGTTAAAGTGAATATCGTTGGTTCGCAAGATACAACGGGCCCTATGACCTCTCAAGAACTTGAAGCTATGGCTGCTTCAACGATTTCACCTCTTGTTGATGGTGCCTACCAGTCTGGTTGTCATACTGCGTCGGTTTGGGATAGCAAAGCACAAGCAAACATTCCTAAGCTAATGGCGTTCATGAATAAATTCGGTTTGATCACTGCACGTGATCCTGAAGGTATTTACCATTCAATGACTGACGTTATTCACAAAGTACTCAACGACATCACTGTTGATGACCGTTCAATCATTATTGGTGGTGACTCGCATACTCGTATGTCTAAAGGTGTTGCATTTGGTGCCGACTCTGGCACGGTTGCAATTGCACTGGCTACAGGCGAATCAGCCATGCCAATTCCTGACTCAGTAAAAGTCACGTTTAAAGGCGCAATGGCTAAGCACATGGACTTCCGTGATGTTGTACACGCCACGCAAGCACAAATGCTGAAGCAATTTGGTGGTGAGAACGTTTTCCAAGGTCGCATCATTGAAGTGCACATTGGTACGTTAATGGCTGACCAAGCGTTTACCTTCACTGACTGGACTGCAGAAATGAAAGCAAAAGCTTCAATCTGTATTTCAAACGACGAAACACTGATCAAATCAATTGAACTGGCTAAAAGCCGTATTCAGATCATGATCAACAAAGGAATGGATAACAAAGCGCAAACACTTCAAGGTCTTATCGACTTAGCTGACAAGCGTATTGCTGGAATAAAATCAGGTGAAGAACCTGCATTAGCACCAGATGACAACGCGAAGTATTTCGCAGAAGTGGTCGTTGATCTAAACGAAATCGTTGAGCCAATGATTGCCGATCCAGACGTGAACAATGACGATGTATCCAAGCGTTATACCCACGATGTCATTCGCCCTGTATCTTTCTATAACGACAAGCCAGTTGACTTAGGGTTTGTTGGTTCGTGTATGGTTCATAAAGGCGATATGAAGATCATCGCTCACATGCTACGTAACCTTGAAAAGAAAAATGGCTCAATCGAGTTTAAAGCTCCGCTAGTTGTTGCGCCACCAACGTATAACATCGTTGATGAACTAAAAGCAGAAGGCGATTGGGATATTCTATCTAAGTACGCAGGTTTTGAATTTGACGATGCGAAACCTAAAACAGCGGCACGTACAAAATACGAAAATATTTTATACCTAGAACGCCCTGGCTGTAACTTATGTATGGGTAACCAAGAAAAAGCAGAACCTGGCGACACAGTTATCGCAACATCAACGCGTCTTTTCCAAGGTCGTGTTGTAGCCGATACAACTGAAAAGAAAGGTGAATCTTTGCTGGGTTCAACCCCGTTAGTTGTTCTTTCAACTGTACTAGGTCGTTTCCCTTCAATGGACGAGTATAAAGCTGCAGTAGAAGGCATTGACCTGACTGCATTTACCCCTGTTGAAGAAGCAATGACAACTAAGTTCAATGCTGGACAAGTGGTACCTGTAAAGGTTGTTAACTAA
- a CDS encoding cell division protein ZipA produces the protein MADELRWVLVIISALVIGGLLLHGLWSVRKKDQTEAPAVSNPTPAHEPVEQSVQPRFSADRDEPELGNISINVANEAPNAELDKIDLNNLDDLDDDYAVADNEAQPQSAEPTNSDVPADFIILHIQMPEGLSMQGASLLPLLLSLGFKFSPEGFFNRHQDPSGNGAVLFRLVNMFNPGTFDIDNMEQLSTAGVSLFMTLPCEGDSLPAFNMLHSAAKKLADEFGAQVYDHNRELLTVAMVRQYVEKIREFDQ, from the coding sequence ATGGCCGACGAATTAAGATGGGTGTTAGTGATTATCAGTGCGCTGGTAATTGGTGGTTTATTGTTACATGGACTGTGGTCAGTGCGTAAAAAGGATCAAACCGAAGCGCCCGCTGTATCAAATCCAACGCCAGCTCATGAGCCGGTCGAGCAATCAGTGCAACCACGTTTTAGTGCAGATCGCGATGAACCTGAATTAGGCAATATTTCTATCAATGTCGCCAATGAAGCACCCAATGCAGAACTCGATAAAATTGATTTAAATAATCTCGATGACTTAGATGATGATTATGCTGTCGCTGACAATGAAGCCCAGCCGCAAAGTGCCGAGCCAACTAACAGTGATGTACCTGCGGACTTTATTATTTTACATATTCAAATGCCTGAAGGCTTAAGTATGCAAGGGGCCTCTTTATTGCCATTGTTACTGTCTCTTGGCTTTAAGTTTTCGCCAGAAGGGTTTTTCAACCGTCATCAAGATCCTTCAGGCAACGGTGCTGTGCTATTTCGTTTAGTGAATATGTTTAATCCGGGCACGTTTGATATCGATAATATGGAACAACTGAGTACAGCGGGGGTGAGTTTATTTATGACGTTGCCTTGTGAAGGCGATAGTTTACCCGCATTTAATATGTTGCATAGTGCGGCGAAGAAACTGGCCGATGAATTTGGAGCCCAAGTGTACGATCATAACCGAGAACTTTTAACTGTGGCGATGGTTCGTCAATATGTTGAAAAAATTCGTGAATTTGATCAATAA
- a CDS encoding AAA family ATPase has product MRLSTIKLAGFKSFVEPTKIPFPDKMTCVVGPNGCGKSNVIDAVRWVLGESSAKNLRGDAMTDVIFNGSTNRKPVSQASVELLFDNTQGYLAGSLVDRNQVAIKRLVTRDGQSFYYLNGTKCRKRDITDIFLGTGLGPRSYAIIEQGMISRLIESKPQELRVFIEEAAGVSKYKERRRETETRLRSTKENLERLLDLRQELQTQLDKLTVQAEQAAQYRDLKQQERQYKSELAVLRWQQLNDKSQQTESTLTELEQKITFFKQAHSGHDDVLLALKTALGEIEAQFQTAQQQVFLLANQHTKFEQQKISLQLQHADITAQLSTSQSQQSKNTVTQQSLAQQYQAAQTQLDDAEKAIDIQREQVELLDAALDELSEHEDGLFTRWQDAQRQNHQVEKQLQTSQHQVQAAQLKLQQLQQQQQDKQQQLSALQQQDLRAELDVLKAHVQQCKTQLANDKAIQEQVENGLHEAQRMLDVALQQVRTQQKELTTLNAHLEALGDVVQVEQQSHSHTNVLHQLEVQPGFECVIEQALTQFSHALVRENQSGEGSAIWPSDYTAPDNALSQFIISGVYPQWLDRILYLDNSDQSIDWEQQQWIGAMASSGLFIGPNWHIEPNEQAHTDSILLKLRKISEFKIQQHAVEQRLNDSERKLTEQQRQVTEFNQQLADIKQTIHTAAQQDAALQSKIEVKTASQQHWQHQYDQLVTSIAEFSDTEQTLNLDLEAALDAQTELEMNVDDIVLRAQSAEQAYQSHKLNINHQQSTLNQAKAQLHKQSLNIESLKSAYQLIVQQQATAQQSEQQLAAQCAQLIMRLDEMALPLEDVAQSMQETLEQEVIAQTHQVEMEQKLAQKKEELQQKEQGLQASQQQLLALEAQRQDLALALQASQLKASAALEPLSELNVQLKDVVEQLSADANPTRWQARLNQVSDKIRLLGAINLAAIDEFEQAKARKTYLDEQYQDLVDALDTLEGAIGKIDRETKSLFRQTFDQINHDLADLFPKVFGGGQAYLELTSDDMLESGVTIMARPPGKKNSTIHLLSGGEKALTALSLVFSIFRLNPAPFCMLDEVDAPLDDANVGRFCRLVEEMSQTVQFIYISHNKVAMEMAGRLTGVTMAEPGVSRMVSVDIEQAVEMAKAI; this is encoded by the coding sequence ATGCGCTTAAGCACTATAAAATTAGCTGGTTTCAAATCCTTTGTAGAACCAACCAAAATCCCTTTTCCAGATAAAATGACCTGTGTTGTCGGGCCTAATGGCTGTGGCAAATCGAATGTCATTGATGCTGTGCGTTGGGTACTTGGCGAAAGCTCAGCGAAAAATCTGCGTGGTGATGCCATGACAGATGTCATTTTTAATGGTTCGACAAACCGTAAACCTGTGTCACAGGCCTCAGTTGAATTATTGTTTGATAATACTCAAGGGTATTTAGCCGGCTCGTTAGTTGACCGAAATCAAGTCGCAATCAAGCGCCTCGTCACTCGCGATGGCCAGTCCTTTTATTACCTCAATGGAACTAAATGTCGTAAACGAGATATCACCGATATCTTTTTAGGCACAGGTTTAGGCCCGCGCAGTTACGCGATTATCGAACAAGGGATGATTTCGCGTTTAATCGAAAGTAAGCCACAAGAGTTACGGGTGTTTATCGAAGAAGCAGCGGGCGTATCTAAATATAAAGAGCGACGACGAGAAACCGAAACGCGCCTTCGCAGCACCAAAGAAAACCTCGAACGTTTACTCGATTTGCGTCAAGAGTTACAAACCCAGCTCGACAAACTCACCGTTCAAGCAGAGCAAGCAGCGCAGTATCGCGACTTAAAACAACAAGAGCGCCAATATAAAAGCGAACTTGCGGTGTTGCGTTGGCAGCAACTTAACGACAAATCACAGCAAACAGAATCTACCTTAACGGAACTTGAGCAAAAAATTACATTTTTTAAACAGGCGCACTCAGGTCATGATGATGTGTTGTTGGCTTTAAAAACAGCACTCGGTGAGATAGAAGCTCAATTTCAAACTGCCCAGCAGCAGGTCTTTTTACTGGCCAACCAACATACCAAATTTGAACAACAAAAAATCAGTTTGCAGCTGCAACATGCTGACATTACCGCGCAGTTATCAACCTCACAATCTCAGCAAAGCAAAAATACTGTCACTCAGCAGTCTTTAGCGCAGCAATATCAAGCTGCGCAAACTCAACTCGACGACGCAGAAAAGGCCATCGACATACAACGTGAGCAAGTTGAATTACTTGATGCGGCTCTTGATGAGTTGAGTGAACATGAAGATGGTTTATTTACACGCTGGCAAGATGCGCAGCGGCAAAATCATCAAGTTGAAAAGCAATTACAAACCAGCCAACATCAAGTTCAAGCTGCTCAGTTGAAATTACAGCAGCTACAACAGCAGCAACAAGATAAACAGCAACAATTATCAGCCTTACAGCAGCAAGACTTACGGGCAGAGCTTGATGTGCTCAAAGCGCACGTTCAGCAGTGTAAAACGCAGCTTGCAAACGATAAAGCAATACAAGAACAGGTCGAAAACGGCTTGCACGAAGCCCAGCGTATGCTGGATGTTGCATTGCAACAGGTTCGCACTCAACAAAAAGAGCTCACCACCTTAAATGCGCATTTAGAGGCGTTAGGTGATGTGGTTCAGGTAGAGCAACAGAGTCATTCACACACAAATGTGTTGCATCAGCTTGAGGTTCAGCCAGGATTTGAGTGTGTGATAGAACAAGCGCTGACTCAGTTTAGTCATGCTCTGGTTAGAGAAAACCAATCAGGTGAGGGCTCTGCTATTTGGCCAAGTGATTACACAGCGCCTGACAACGCGCTCAGTCAATTCATTATTTCTGGGGTGTACCCGCAGTGGCTTGATCGTATTTTATATCTCGACAATTCTGATCAATCGATTGATTGGGAGCAGCAACAATGGATAGGTGCGATGGCTTCATCGGGTCTTTTCATTGGCCCTAATTGGCATATTGAACCAAATGAGCAGGCGCATACTGACTCTATCTTATTAAAGTTAAGAAAGATCTCCGAGTTTAAAATACAACAACACGCGGTTGAACAACGACTCAATGATAGCGAGCGAAAATTAACCGAGCAGCAACGGCAAGTGACAGAGTTTAATCAGCAATTAGCCGATATTAAACAGACCATTCATACAGCCGCACAACAAGATGCCGCCTTACAAAGTAAAATTGAAGTTAAAACTGCCTCGCAACAGCACTGGCAGCATCAATATGACCAATTAGTCACATCGATTGCTGAATTTAGTGACACTGAGCAGACCCTAAATCTTGATTTAGAGGCTGCGCTTGATGCTCAAACCGAATTAGAGATGAATGTTGATGATATTGTTTTGCGTGCGCAATCCGCAGAGCAAGCGTATCAAAGCCATAAACTGAATATTAATCACCAGCAGAGTACGTTAAATCAAGCCAAAGCGCAGCTGCATAAACAGTCTCTCAATATTGAAAGCCTCAAAAGTGCTTACCAACTGATAGTGCAACAACAAGCAACCGCACAGCAAAGTGAGCAGCAGCTAGCTGCGCAATGTGCACAGTTGATAATGCGATTAGATGAGATGGCGCTTCCTCTGGAAGATGTTGCCCAGTCAATGCAAGAAACACTTGAGCAAGAAGTGATTGCGCAAACGCATCAAGTCGAGATGGAGCAAAAACTTGCGCAAAAGAAAGAAGAGCTGCAGCAAAAAGAGCAAGGTTTACAAGCGTCGCAGCAGCAACTGCTTGCCTTAGAAGCCCAGCGCCAAGATTTAGCATTGGCCCTACAGGCAAGTCAATTAAAAGCCAGCGCAGCGCTTGAACCCTTGAGTGAATTGAATGTGCAACTCAAAGACGTCGTTGAGCAACTCAGTGCTGATGCCAACCCAACACGTTGGCAGGCTCGATTGAATCAAGTGAGTGACAAAATACGCTTGCTTGGGGCGATTAACCTTGCGGCGATTGATGAATTTGAACAAGCCAAAGCGCGTAAAACATATTTAGATGAGCAATATCAAGATTTGGTCGATGCACTGGACACCTTAGAAGGTGCAATTGGAAAAATCGATCGTGAAACGAAAAGCTTATTTCGCCAAACGTTTGATCAAATCAATCATGACTTAGCTGATTTATTTCCCAAAGTGTTTGGTGGCGGGCAAGCGTACTTAGAATTAACCTCAGATGACATGCTTGAAAGTGGTGTCACTATCATGGCGCGCCCACCCGGTAAGAAAAACTCTACAATTCACTTGTTAAGTGGTGGAGAAAAAGCGCTGACCGCATTATCATTAGTGTTTTCTATATTTAGGCTTAATCCAGCGCCATTTTGTATGCTGGATGAGGTTGATGCTCCCCTTGATGACGCAAATGTCGGGCGTTTTTGTCGTTTAGTTGAAGAAATGTCACAAACGGTGCAGTTTATCTATATTAGCCATAACAAAGTGGCGATGGAGATGGCCGGGCGATTGACGGGTGTCACGATGGCAGAGCCTGGGGTGTCAAGAATGGTTTCTGTTGATATAGAACAGGCCGTTGAGATGGCAAAAGCTATTTAA
- the nhaD gene encoding sodium:proton antiporter NhaD: MNNKLYLCLLVLSSLLFTPSLLAASTTGGQPLDLTTSTVGFICIAIFVLAYALVMLEEKLHMRKSKPVLVAAGLIWILIGSYYINNGMPGVTEAAFRHNLLEFAELMLFLLVAMTYINALEERRVFDALRAWMVRKGFSYPALFWLTGWLSFFISPIADNLTTALLMCAVVMKVAEGDKKFINLCCINIVIAANAGGAFSPFGDITTLMVWQAGKVEFIEFFALFLPSVTNYLVPAAVMSFFVERKQPAAAQEDVELKRGAIRILCLFLLTVATAVLCHSLLHLPPVLGMMMGLGYLQFFGYFLRMTLPGSLARKKAQAESKGDDKRLQSLGSVVPFDVFAKVSRAEWDTLLFFYGIVICVGGLGFLGYLTLMSEVLYGGMSATTANVLLGLISAVIDNIPVMFAVLAMSPELSHGQWLLITLTAGVGGSLLSIGSAAGVALMGQARGYYTFFGHLKWAPVIALGYAASILVHLWINAELFSIYS; the protein is encoded by the coding sequence ATGAATAATAAGTTGTATTTATGTCTATTAGTGCTCAGCTCTTTGCTGTTCACGCCATCTTTATTGGCTGCATCCACCACCGGCGGGCAGCCCCTTGATTTAACAACCAGCACGGTAGGCTTTATTTGTATCGCTATTTTTGTATTGGCCTATGCGCTGGTTATGCTTGAAGAAAAACTTCATATGCGTAAATCAAAACCGGTGTTAGTGGCAGCGGGTTTGATTTGGATTCTAATCGGTAGTTATTACATTAATAATGGCATGCCGGGTGTGACAGAGGCGGCGTTTAGGCATAATTTACTTGAGTTTGCTGAGTTAATGCTGTTTTTATTAGTAGCCATGACTTATATCAATGCGCTTGAAGAGCGACGTGTTTTTGATGCGTTACGCGCTTGGATGGTGCGAAAAGGCTTTAGTTATCCTGCTTTGTTTTGGCTAACGGGCTGGTTATCGTTCTTTATTTCTCCTATTGCAGATAACTTAACCACGGCCTTATTAATGTGTGCAGTGGTGATGAAAGTTGCAGAGGGTGATAAAAAGTTTATTAATTTGTGTTGTATTAACATAGTGATTGCAGCGAATGCGGGTGGGGCATTTAGTCCATTTGGTGATATTACCACCCTGATGGTGTGGCAAGCTGGTAAAGTGGAGTTTATAGAATTCTTTGCTTTGTTCTTACCTTCAGTGACGAATTATTTAGTGCCAGCGGCGGTGATGAGTTTCTTTGTGGAGCGTAAACAACCCGCAGCTGCGCAAGAAGACGTCGAGCTAAAGCGCGGTGCGATCCGTATTTTATGTTTATTCTTACTCACTGTTGCGACCGCTGTGTTGTGCCATAGCTTACTGCATTTGCCTCCGGTATTAGGCATGATGATGGGCTTAGGTTATTTACAGTTCTTCGGTTATTTCCTTCGTATGACACTTCCAGGCTCATTGGCTCGTAAAAAAGCTCAAGCCGAAAGTAAGGGAGACGACAAACGCTTGCAGTCGTTAGGCAGTGTGGTGCCGTTTGATGTGTTTGCTAAAGTCTCTCGTGCTGAGTGGGATACCTTGTTATTCTTTTACGGCATTGTTATTTGCGTGGGTGGACTGGGCTTTTTAGGTTATTTAACCTTGATGTCTGAAGTGCTGTATGGGGGCATGTCTGCCACCACAGCAAATGTTCTACTCGGGCTGATTTCAGCAGTCATCGATAACATTCCTGTGATGTTTGCAGTGCTAGCGATGTCGCCGGAGTTATCCCATGGTCAATGGCTGTTAATCACATTAACAGCAGGGGTCGGCGGAAGCTTACTCTCTATTGGCTCTGCTGCGGGTGTGGCATTGATGGGCCAAGCCCGAGGTTATTATACTTTCTTTGGGCATTTAAAATGGGCGCCCGTCATTGCTCTTGGTTATGCCGCGAGTATTCTTGTACATCTTTGGATCAATGCAGAGCTGTTTAGCATTTATTCATAA
- a CDS encoding PhzF family phenazine biosynthesis protein codes for MRIPIFQVDAFSEHQFKGNPAAVMPLNAWLSDEQLQQIAAENNLSETAFYIVDSDHIHLRWFTPTTEVDLCGHATLATAWVLVNEYHYPEQTMRFKTCSGLLTVKHDNGIFELDFPANHAKECSVKAPLLTAFGETPLEILSADDYLLLFKDEQTIRELKPDFALLSQLPLRGVIATARGDTVDFVSRWFGPNVGVEEDPVTGSAHTVLAPYWANKLDKTRLTATQVSKRSGDLICELKGDRVLISGRANLYLKGEVYLA; via the coding sequence ATGAGGATCCCAATATTTCAAGTTGATGCTTTTTCAGAGCACCAGTTTAAAGGCAACCCTGCTGCAGTCATGCCACTCAATGCTTGGCTCAGTGACGAGCAGTTACAACAGATTGCCGCCGAAAACAATTTATCTGAAACTGCTTTTTACATTGTGGACAGCGACCATATTCACTTACGTTGGTTCACTCCGACAACCGAGGTCGACCTGTGTGGTCATGCAACGTTAGCCACCGCATGGGTATTGGTGAACGAGTACCATTACCCAGAGCAGACAATGCGTTTTAAAACCTGCTCAGGGCTCTTAACCGTCAAACACGACAATGGTATCTTTGAACTGGATTTCCCAGCTAACCATGCCAAAGAATGCTCGGTCAAAGCCCCTCTTTTGACTGCCTTTGGGGAAACGCCCCTTGAAATTTTATCGGCTGATGATTATTTGCTGTTATTTAAAGATGAGCAAACCATTCGCGAACTCAAACCTGATTTTGCCTTGTTGTCTCAGTTACCTTTACGCGGTGTGATTGCAACCGCCCGAGGCGACACGGTTGATTTTGTGTCTCGCTGGTTTGGCCCAAATGTCGGAGTAGAAGAAGATCCGGTGACGGGCTCTGCCCATACAGTCCTTGCGCCCTACTGGGCAAATAAACTTGATAAAACTCGACTCACTGCCACACAAGTTTCAAAGCGCAGCGGTGATTTAATCTGTGAACTCAAAGGTGATCGGGTGTTAATTAGTGGCAGAGCAAACCTTTATTTAAAAGGCGAAGTATATTTAGCCTGA
- the cysZ gene encoding sulfate transporter CysZ: MQLSQGFQYFLSGFNLISNKGLKRFVFIPLLINLLIFGGSLFFIVDWLTQGIAYFNDFLPSWLSWLEWLIWPIAILVILFTYSTVFSVITNFIAAPFNGLLSEKVELHLTGQRVNDDGFADLLKDVPRMLGRELSKLLYYLPKAIGFFILLWILPVAGQILWIGFTCWMFAVQYNDYPFDNHKIKFTETRHKLKQNQGLSYGFGLAVMLFTMIPIINLIVMPVAVCGATRLWVEQFRHDYRNE, encoded by the coding sequence ATGCAACTTTCTCAAGGTTTTCAATATTTTTTAAGTGGATTTAATTTAATTTCAAATAAAGGGCTTAAACGCTTTGTGTTTATTCCGCTGTTAATCAATTTACTGATTTTCGGTGGTTCGCTCTTTTTTATTGTCGACTGGCTAACCCAAGGCATCGCTTACTTCAATGACTTTTTACCTAGTTGGTTAAGCTGGCTTGAGTGGTTAATCTGGCCTATCGCAATTTTAGTGATTTTATTCACCTATTCGACTGTGTTTTCAGTGATCACCAATTTTATCGCTGCCCCGTTTAATGGCTTATTGTCAGAAAAAGTTGAGCTTCACCTCACAGGTCAACGCGTCAATGATGATGGTTTTGCCGATTTACTCAAAGATGTGCCGCGTATGCTGGGCCGCGAACTCAGTAAATTGCTCTACTATCTACCAAAAGCGATCGGCTTTTTTATCTTATTGTGGATTTTACCTGTCGCAGGGCAAATTCTCTGGATAGGCTTTACATGCTGGATGTTTGCTGTGCAGTACAATGATTACCCGTTTGATAACCACAAAATAAAATTTACCGAGACACGCCATAAACTCAAGCAAAATCAAGGGTTATCTTATGGGTTTGGTCTTGCAGTCATGCTATTTACTATGATACCAATAATAAACCTGATTGTGATGCCTGTTGCAGTGTGTGGCGCAACACGTTTATGGGTCGAGCAATTTAGACACGACTATCGCAATGAGTAA